Below is a genomic region from Spirosoma radiotolerans.
TAGACTATAACTAATTACTTTTCTGGCCTACAGCGTAACTGGATCAATTGGCAGTGGTAATGGTAACCGGATAGGCGGGAACTTGATAGGCGGAAACTTAATGATGGGAAATGGGCGGGGAAAACTAATGTCTACCAGCACGGGCATGTCGTCACTGCCGCCCGTCGTTTGTTGTAGCTCGACTTCGCTCAACGGCGTTAATTCGTTCGAATGTACTGATTTGTTTTGCATGACTTAATTGATTTATAAAGTATCTATTTTGGCTTTTTTTGTATTAGTTATTCCTGTTTTGATGGCACAAAGTTGTAGGGCAAATAGTTGACTATCAATAACTAAGCATTGTAATTTAGTCAATTAGGTTATAACGACCAGTTACCGTTGGATTTCCATCTGTAGCGAAAGATTCTTACCTATTCCAGCAAAATTCTTCAGCATGTAGTAAGGTGACTGGTAACTGACTAAGCCGCTTCGTCGTAATAATTGGCTGTGTCATCCGTCGGTAAGTCCATCTGGCCAAAGAGGTCGCTGGCAGAGACGAGCCAATTGTCATCGTAAGAGCCAGTTTCGTTGGCCATTAAGTCAAAGTCATTGTTGATCCAGACTTCAAAAGAGAATTCGGAGTTGATACGATTTTTCATGGCTTGTTTTCTTTATGGTTAACATTGATTTAGAATTGAATTTTTGTGCTGTTTTGATGAAACAAAGGTTGCCTCTGCCCAGGCCAGATTCAATAACCATCGGTTGTATCGTAACCCCTTGAGATATAGTTTATTCAGATAGGTTATATGGGTTCTATTTCCAGCATTCTCTCATCTTGTATAAGTACTTGTCATTCATCGATATAGCCCGTGAGTGCAATAATCAATCAGCCGATGGAATGATGCATTGGTCGATGGATTGAATGCATTTGTCGAAACAAGTTTCTGTTCCTGTTCGACTACTTTTCATTTGTGTCGGTCAAACAACACAAACTTTCTCAATCTATCTCATGAACCACATTGCTATCAAAATCCGCAAACTCCGGGAAATCCACGGCTATCCCCAGGAATACGTCGCCTTTCAGTTAGGCGTTAGCCAGGCCGCTTATAGTAAAAAGGAAACCGGTCGGACAGAGCTATCTCTGACCGTTCTGCAACAGGTAACCTCTTTGTACGGCATTAGCCTCATTGACCTGCTTAGCCTGCCACTTAACGACTTGATTATTGCGGTTTTGCAACAGGATAAAAAGGTGCAGTAGTCGCATTTGGTAAAGCCGGTCCATCGGCCTATACGATGAATTGCCGCGCGCATGCACGATGAATGCTACGCAGATATAGCTGATCTGCGGACGTTGCCATCGTCGACATGACTCCTCTATTGGTCGATGAAAAAGACGCACTGGTCGAAATAATTTTCGCGGTCAGTTCCCGAAAGCTTGCTTTGACTGAGCAAGCGATAAACCAGACATGGTTGGCGCCCTCTTTCACTTTTATTCTCCTACAAGCATGAAATTACTAATCGATAAATTGACCAAGACATACCAAAACGGCCAGTCTGCTGGTTCGATTCGTGCCCTGAACGGCGTATCGTTAACGATCGAACCAGGGTTGTTTGGGCTGCTTGGCCCGAACGGAGCCGGTAAATCAAGTTTAATGCGCACGATTGCTACCTTACAATTGCCCGACGAAGGACGAGTGGTTTTGCAGGATGTTGATGGTCAGGATATTGACGCTGTTCGCCAACCCGATGAATTACGCCGGGTACTGGGTTATTTGCCCCAGGATTTCGGGGTTTATCCGCGCATCGATGCCATAACCCTGCTGAATCACTTGGCGGTGTTGAAAGGTATTCATAACCGCGCCGAACGTAAAGAGACGGTCGAAACGCTGCTCCATCGCGTTAACCTGTGGGACGTTCGGAAGAACAACCTGAGTGGTTATTCGGGTGGTATGCGCCAGCGGTTCGGGATTGCTCAGGCGCTGTTGGGGAATCCTAAATTGATCATTGTCGATGAACCTACGGCGGGACTGGACCCCACCGAACGGAACCGGTTCCTAAATCTGCTGGCTGGGCTGGGTCAGGAAGCCATCGTCATTTTATCGACCCATATCGTCGAAGATGTGCAGGAACTGTGCCGCCGGATGGCGATTGTCAATAAAGGCCAGGTTCTGCTGACGGGTCATCCGCTCGAGGCCATGGCCCGGCTCAAGGGCCAGATCTGGAAGAAGTCTGTGCGTCCTCAGGATGTAGAGTTGATGCAGCAGATGCATACAGTCATCAACGAGCGCATGATTGCCGGCGAACCAGTCATCTACGTCTACGCTCCATCTATGCCTGGATACGGCTTTGTTCCCGTTGAGGCCGGGTTGGAAGAAGTTTATTTTACAGAAATAACCGGTGCCAGAAATCACAATCGTTCCCGGCCAATTGAGACCGCGTCGGTTGCCTAACGTGGATGCCTATACGCAGACCGTTTGATCCAAAGCTCTTTTTCGTCCATCCGTTTTCTCCGTCTGTTCTATGAACTGGTTATCCATTCTCCGCTTCGAGTTCACCTACCGCCGAAACCGCCCGGCAACGTACTTGTTTTTTGCGCTACTGCTGGGCGTTAGCTTCGCCACCGTTGCTACCGACCTGATTCAGGGATTATCGGGCGGAGCTATTAAAGATAATGCAACTATGGTGGTGGCGCGCATCAGCCTGGTTCTGTTCATGCTGATGGGCGTCCTCATTAGTTCGGCCATCATGGGTGTGTCGGTGGTGCGCGATTTTGAATGCCGCATCGATGCGTTGTTTTTTACAAAGCCCATACGCCGATGGGAGTTTTTGACGGGCCGTTACCTGGGGGCTATGCTCGTTCTGCTCGTTACGCTGGCTGCTATCCCGCTAGGGTTGATGCTGGGCGAGGTTGCTCCCTGGCGCAACGCCGACCGGTTATTACCTTTCAAGGCAGCCACCTACTGGCAGCCGTACTGGATGATTATCGTACCAAACGCACTGATCGTTGGCAGTATTTTCTTTACCGTCGGTGCGCTCAGCCGAAAAATGCTGGTTGTTTTTACGCAGGGCATGGTTTTTCTGATGCTTTACTTACTGTCTGGCACTCTGCTTTCCCAGATGGACCGGCGCGAAACGGCGGCTCTGCTCGACCCATTCGGTTTGCGGGCCGTCGGATATAGCACCCAGTACTGGTCCATCAGCCAGCAGAACAACCAGCTTCTGCCGCTATCGGATATGCTGCTTTGGAATCGGCTGTTGTGGGTGGGTATCGCCGGATTAGCATTGCTTGCCACATATCGGTTCTTCTCTTACCAACCGACGAACGGTCTGCTTAAACGGAAAAAGGAAACACAAAAGAGAGCTGATTTGAATGCCAGTGCGTTACGTCGACCGTTGGCGCAGGTTAGGCGTAGCTTCGGGCAGGGTGCCTGGTTTAGCAATCTTGGGCATTTGACCCTGTTCTATGCCAAAGTGGTGATGAAAGACCTTCCTTTTCTGGCGCTATGCATTGGCGGATTGGGCATGTTCCTTTTTTCGGCCCTCGATAATGCCGGTGGCTGGTACGGGTCCCGAACGCTACCCACCACCTATGTCATGCTGAGTAAAATGGGGTTATTCACGGGCCTGTTTCTGTTTATCCTGATGATTTTATACGTTGGCGACCTGATCTGGAAAGAGCGTGACGTACGGATCAACCTCATTAGTGATGCCTTGCCCGTGCCTAATTGGGTACCGCTGCTGAGTAAATACCTGGGACTGGGATTGGCGTTTTTCCTGATGATTACGCTGGCTGTCGGGTTGGGTATGCTCATGCAGGTCATTCGGGGAGGTGGTGCACTCATCGACTTGTCAGTTTATGCCAAGAGCCTTTATGGCGGTTCATTGCTGAGCCTGCTGACGTTTATGCTGCTGGGCTTTTTTATCCACACGCTGGTCAATAATAAGTTTGCCGGACATGCGCTGCTGGTGCTGTTTTTTGTAGCGTTGGGCGTTTTGTCATACCTCGGTATCGAACACCGGTTGCTTCTATTCGATTCCGCTTCTTTGGGAACGTATTCAGACATGAACGGCTATGGGCATCAGGTCGCTCCTTTCGCCTGGACAACGCTTTACTGGTCAGCGTTTGGGGCACTTCTCTTTGCCGGCGCGGTTGTGCTATCGGTGCGGGGATCGGAGGAGCTACTAAAATTGCGGCTGCTTATGGGCCGCCATCAGTTAACGCGTCCTGTGCTGACCGTTGGCCTAATGATGCTGGTTGTCTTTATCTCCAGTGGCTCCTATGTTTACTACAACACCAACGTACTGAATGAGTATAAAAATAGCAAAGCGGCTGAAGCTGAACTGAGTCGGTATGAGAAGACCCTGAAGAAGTTTGCCGACTTGCCCCAGCCACGTCTGACCCGTGTAACGATTAACGTCGATCTGTTTCCTGAAACCCGCGATTTTGCTGCAACGGGCTGGTATATTCTCAAAAACAAGACAGCGCGGCCCATTCCTGAAATTCATCTGCAAACCTATGATGCGGATGAAATGCAGGTGAAACAGCTACGGCTTTCGGTACCGAATCGGGTCGATGATCGATACGTAGCTGATTTCGCGTACCACATCTATCACCTCGACCGATCGCTGCAACCGGGAGACAGTGTACGGCTCGATTTCGATGTGCTCTACCGGACCAGAGGCTTCAAGAATGGCCGGGCCAATATCGACATTGTTCAGAATGGTACATTTTTTACCAACGATTACTTCCCGAGTATTGGCTACAATGAACGCTACGAGCTAAAAGACGACGATAAGCGAAAAGACAATGGCCTAAAGCCAACGGAACGGATGCGTGCGCAAAACGACCCGACAGGCCGACGGCAGAGCGTATTTGGGGATGATGCCGATCAGATTCGATTTGCCATGACCATCAGTACCACACCCGAACAAACCGCCATTGCACCCGGCTACCTCCGGAAAGAATGGACCAAAACAGGTCCTGATGGAAAGCCCCGACGGTACTTTAACTACCAAATGGACTCATCCATCGCTAACTTCTATTCCATTGTGTCGGCACATTACCTGGTCAAAAAGGAACAGTACGCCGGGTCGTCCGGGAAGCCGGTTAGTTTGGAAATCTATTATCATCCGGGGCATACCCATAACCTCGACCGCATGATGCGGGCCCTGAAGGCATCGCTGGATTATTACCAGGCTAATTACGGCCCCTTTCAGCACCGCCAGCTGCGCATCATGGAGTTCCCCCGGTATCGAGGCTATGCCCAATCGTTTGCCAACACGATTCCATTTGGTGAGGACATGGGCTTCGTGGCTGATATTGATGACACGAAGGACATCGATATGCCCTTTTTCGTAACAGCCCACGAAACCGCTCATCAGTGGTGGGGCCATCAGGTGACGGAAGCCAACGTGAAAGGCAGCGCCATGCTATCCGAATCCCTGGCCGAATACAGTGCACTGATGGTGATGAAACAGCACTATCCGAACGAGCGGATGCAGGCGTTTCTGGGCTATGAACTGGATTATTATCTGCGGGGTCGTCAGGCAGAAACCCGAAAAGAACAACCGCTCTCTCAATGCGAAAATCAGTCGTACATCCACTATAACAAAGGGGCGCTGGTACTTTATGCCTTGCAGGATCAACTGGGTGAGGGACCCATCAACCAGGCTTTGCAGAACTACCGTAACCGCTGGAATACGGCCCGAGTGGCTAAAACAGGCATATATCCCACAGCCGCCGACCTGACGGCTGAACTACGGGCCGTTACACCGGACAGTTTGCGAGGGCTACTGGATGACTGGGTCAATGCGATTACCCTGTATGAACTCAAAACCGACCAGGTAGCCGCCAAGCCAGTAGGAAAATCCTACGACGTAACCCTGACCGTGGACGCTCAAAAAGTACGTGCCGACAGTCTGGGCAACGAAACGCCCCGCCCCCTGAACGAGTGGATATGGGTAGGCGTGTATGCGCCAAAAGCAAAAGGAAATCAACCAGAAAAGCTATTGTATTACCAGCGGCACCACATCATGAAATCCAGGCAAACGATTACGGTGCGGGTTGATCAAAAGCCAGAACGGGCGGGTATTGACCCCCTCAATCTATTGATTGACCGGCATCCAAAAGATAACATCAAGAGCCTGGACTTATAACAGTCTTGATCTCATTACGCAAGCCGCCACTGGCCGGGATCGCCTTAAGAATGATCCCGGCCAGTGGCGGTTTCTGCTTATAACTATCGGGAATAAGAAATAATATAAACGACTGAATTACAAGCGTTTGTTATAGCGTCAGTATTGTTAAATGGCAACCTTTGTTCTGTTCATAGACGATTTAAAAATCTATAAATCAATTCAAAAAGCCATGAAAGAAGAAATAAAAGACAAAGTAAAACAACTACGTGAGGTGTCCGGAAACCAGGAGGAATTTATGAAAAAACTCGCCGAACTGGACGAAGAAGGCCAAGCCACCGACGATGCGCTGAACATGGTTAATGGCGGCATTAGTTTGCCCGGTCTACCAAAATGGCTTGGGCTCATTCTGTCTTAACTGGCCGGAATAGCGGAGTAAAAACAGCGTACATAAATACAGTTAAAATAAATTAAATCAATCAAAGAAATTATGAAAAAATCGATGAACAACAAGATTAAGGCCTTACAGAGCAAGGTAGAAAATCAGGCCGAGTTTATGAAAAAACTGGCCGAGCTGGACGAGAAAGGGCAGCTTACACAAGACGTGCTGGATCAAGTGAATGGTGGAGCGCCCATGAATATAAAAAGCCCAATTATCGACCTACCCGTGCTGGGTATCTGGTTACCACCAACGTCTCCTGACATGACCATTTAATTTCTGACCCATGGCTTCTCTACTTTGTCCCAGTTCAACTGCAAAACCCGGTGCCGCCCTCTTTGGCGTGCAGGATGCATCCGGTCATATTCAATACCTCGATGAACCAGTCATTGTTGACCAGACGTTCGTCGACACCGCCCGGCAACAGAGCCGTGCCCCGGAAGAGCGCTTTCGCTTTGCCAGTAACTGCGCTAAAACGGGCTGCGGTCATTGGAGTTCTGAAAGCGCGGGTTGTAGTCTGGTAGGCAAGATCGTGGAAGCCATGAACCGAAAAGCAGAAGCCACACTGGTTAGCTGCGCCATCCGGGATCGTTGCCGGTGGTATCATCAGGAAGGAGGCAGCGCTTGTGCCAATTGCGACGAAGTGGTTCGGAACGTTCGGACAATGGAGTTGGCAGCTTAGTTGCACGGCATTCAGGTATAGAAAAATATAGGGGAGTACGTGGCTATTTCGCCTTGCATGTGTTTATATGCAAGGCGAAATTGGTTAAATGAATTGTCAATACGCTATCGGCTGTACCGTATCTGGTGATCGCTGTTCGACATGACTACTTAACAAAAAATGATGTACATTTGATTTTAGCCCTTCACTCAGATTATGGCGCTTACCCTGCGATGTTTTATCATTGATGATGAGCAACCAGCCCAGGCGGTACTGGAAAAGTTTATTCGACGGGTACCCTTTCTGGAGTTGGTTGGTTATAGCTATAATGCCGTAGAGGCACTTCTGGCTGTTCAGGAATTAAAACCTGATTTGATTCTGCTAGATATAGAAATGCCCGAAATGACAGGTATTGAGTTTTTGAAGTCTCTGAATGCGCCACGCCCTCAAGTTATTATGGTTACAGCTTCACCACAGTATGCCTTGGAAGGGTTCGAACTGGACGTACTTGATTACCTGCTGAAGCCGGTTGCGTTTGATCGCTTTTTAAGGGCAATCAATAAAGCAGTAACGAAATTACAGCCATCAGTTCCACTACCAGGTAGCCCATCGGCTTCGCCCGCTACCTCAACCAGCCGTCCAGTTACGGAGACCGGCCAGCCCACGGCGGAGTCGGCGAGTTTCTTTCTGGTAAAAGAAGATAAGAAACTAATTAAAGTGGTACCAGAAGAGATCATCTTTGTGGAGGCCATGAAAGATTATCTGGTTATTCATTTGCCCGCCCGGACCATCACGACTCACATGACCATGACGAAAATAGAAGGAATGCTGCCATCTGCGCAGTTTTTGCGCGTCAATCGGTCTTATATCGTTCGAAAAGGAAGTATCCGCGAAATTGACGGTAATCTCATTACCACAATCGATGGAAAACGCGTACCGATTGGGGTAACCTACCGGGAATCTGTATGGGAAGCGATGAAAGAAAACCTGATGTGAAACCAGCGAAGCGTACCCTTCTTGATCGGCTCATTGCCCGGACGAGTCACCTACCTCTGCTAGCCCGTATTACGCTTCATGCAATTAACATTCTGCTGATTGCTGGTATTGACGTAGGTATCGTTCACTTAACTGTGGGAAACGACTGGCCCGTGCTTATTCCATTAGTTGGGCTGTTGGTCAGTCATAATATGCTCGTTTTTTACGGGACCGTGTACTGGGCGTTACCCAATTTTTTTTACAAACGCCGGTTGGGTTGGCTTACCTTAATTTCCCTGCTGACTTTCTGGGGGGCTTATCTGCTGAACCGAACGGCTATTTTCAATGTAGAGCCAACCTTGCCCAAAGCCACTCAATACATAACCCGGATTCAATCTATTTTAGGGCCAGCGGGTATCTTCGGCTGCTTTATATCGTTGCGGGTATTCCTCTGGAATTTTGCATTTACTCTTGTGGCTCCCCTCATTCCACTGGGTATCAAAATCATGCAGGGAACGATGATTTTCCGCCAGAAACAATTCGACCTGAAACGGAATCGGTTATTACTGGATCGGGACAACACCTTGTTGAAGATGAATTTTCTGAAAGCACAGGTTAGTCCCCATTTCTTGTTTAACACACTCAACAGCATCTACTCCCGAATGATTGACGTCGATGATCAGGGGGCTGATCTGGTGCTGAGGTTAGCCGAACTGATGCGCTACAATTTGTATGAAGCCAACGTGGCAAGGGTACCGCTGGGTAGGGAGATGGACTACCTGAAGAGTTATGTAATTTTGGAGCAGGCCCGGCATGGTCATCAACTGGCTGTATCGTTCAATTCGTCGGCCGTACCCACACCCACTGGTTGCCTGATTGCTCCGCTCATACTCAGCGCGTTCGTTGAAAATGCCTTCAAGCACGGCATTAAGTCGGCGGCTGGTGGGGCCTATATTCTTATTGATGCGCATCTGGAAAAAAACGTCCTGCGGTTTGTTGTCGAAAACAGCCTCAATAGGGGGCTAACCATCACCACTGCTCGCCGGGCAGGAGGAGTAGGGTTGGCTAACGTGCACAAGCGGCTGGATATTCAGTATGCTGGCCGGTATACGGTTACGCACGACATAACAGATGACTATTACCGGGTTGTCCTTCAGCTTGAACTGGACGCAGTGTCTGAAAAAGCCGGTTCCGACCCAACACTCGCTGTATGAAATTCCACTCCATCCGTTCAATACTCATGCGAATTGTTCGTCGACTGGTGGTCTGGTTGCTGATCGGTATTAGTATATTCGCGATAAACGGTGCCTACATCCGTCCTGACGAACAGCCGATAAAAAACCTGGTTCTCATCGCTATGTGTGGCCTGGTTGTGCTTATTTACGAAGTCAATGTGCATTGGTTATTTGTACGTTACCTCTACAATGCGCGCTGGATTCCATTTTTAATTGGATCTGTTGTGCTGCTGGGAACGGTTCATACGCTAACCTATAGTGCCTATCCGCTACTACAATCGGCAGCCCACATAAGCGAATCGAAAATTGCTGCCGGTACGTCCACATCCTCTCTGTTTTACTGGTACCGGATTCATCAATTGGGCATACTGGGATGGTTGTATAAGTGGGAAGCCATTAGCCTTATTTTGCTAAATCCCTATTTTTATGCCAGTCTGTTTTTGTTAGCCGCTCTGTTCCGTTATTATTTATCGTTAGGCTTCGACGTTCGACAGACAGAACTGACCAATCTGGCGCTCAACCAGGAAAATAACCTGCTGGAACTCGATCTGCTCAAAGCGCAGTTAAATCCGCATTTCCTGCTAAACGCCCTTAACAGTATTTATGTCCGGGTAATTAATGCGGACGAGCAGGCGGCTAATCTGGTCCTTCGCCTGGCCGAGCTTATGCGATATAACCTCTATGAAACCGACGCCACGACCGTTTCGCTCGATCAGGAATTGAATTATATTGAAAACTACCTGCAACTGGAACAGGCAAGGCACGGGCAACGGGTCGAAATTCTTTTCAGCAGCGAGGGCACGCACGAAAACCTGGTCATTGTTCCGCTTATTCTACTGGCGTTTGTCGAAAACGCCTTTAAACACGGCATTGGCGGGCAACAGCAGGAAGCTTATGTGTGGGTCGAAGCGCATATAGAACAGGCGACTACGCTCGTCTTTACGGTTCAGAATAGTCTGGCGACGTCTCAACAACGGCATTTTCCCGATCAGAAATCAGGGGGAATTGGTCTCCCCAACGTCCGGCAGCGACTATCGTTGCTCTACCCCAATGCCCATCAGGTCGACGTAGAGCATTCCGCTGATAGCTACTCGGTTACGCTCACTCTTCAGCTGGCCTCAGCGACGGTTGAGACACCCCATTCATAATTGTTTTTTCATTGGTCGAAAAAAAAAGGGCATTGGTCGAAGAAGGGAATGCACCAGTCTAAGGGAGTTGGTTCTCTTATCCGCTACCCGTTATATTTGATTCATCAATCAGCCAGCACACGGATCTGAAAAAATTAACATCTTCCTGTATCTCAACCTTAACTTTTTATTCCCATGCAAGCGCAACAAGTACAAACAAACCGCCCGTCTATCAAAGTACAACGCGTTGTCAATTTAAACGCCGTAGGGGTTCGGACAAGCTCCACCAAATCGGGCCTTCCCTGTTGGCTTACTGTTACTGATTAGTTGAAACCGGGCAGGCAGGCATGCCTTACCCAAAAGCGTGACGCATTCTGCTTATTCAATCAAATCCACTCTTTAAGAAACACTACCCCATCGTTATGCACTGTTTATTGATCAATTACGATGGTGGTAGCCAATCTCTGTTAAGTCAATACGTCCTCCGGGCTGGTGGTCAGGAATTGAGCCTGGCCACCAGCCCGGAGGGGTATACTACCGAAGCGAACTGGTGGTTAACCTGCGATTTTGTTTTTCTGCACCTGACCTGTCCTGACGAAAATGTCCGCGACGAGCTAGCTGCTCAGTTGATTCATCATCCGGGTGTCGTTATTACGTCACCCTTCCCAAAGCATCAGTTCCCAAATCTGTTCATGCAACCGTTTGCTTTTCTGACCGAACCCTTTTCCTTTAAAAAATTCACCGACTGTATTGCGGCATACCAACAGGAAGTCCACAGGAAAAGATAAATAGAAGCATCGTATATTATTTGTTTACTAAGTGCCGACTTGTTATATTAACATTGGGTCAAATGTGACTTTTTTTTAATATCCATCCCAGAATAAATAGATATATTGTAGGGTGTATTTACTCTCCCTCCAATGATTCAACGTTTTAACTTTTTCGTACTTAGAAGAACGCTCTTCCCGCTTGACTCCCTTCAATCTCTTTACGAGTCTTTGCAATATCGGCACAATAACCTCTCCGATGTCATCAGGCAGTGGTTTACTAATCCAGTTCAGCGACAGGCACTGGCAACAGCCTCGCCCCGGCTGTATGATCGCGTAGAGCGGTGGCTATCGGGTGAGACACTGTCCGACGAAGCCAAGCTAATCAATACACTGCACAAGTACCTGATTCGAATGACAACCCGTAGCACGCCTTATGGTCTTTTTGCCGGGTATGCATTGGGTTCTGTCGGAGGAAAAACGTCATTCATGGCTGGATCGCTGGACCGCATCGCTCCTCATGCCCGGTTAGACATTGAATACCTCCAGGCGGTTAAAGAATGGCTGCTGGCACAGCCCGATATTCGCGCTCAGTTAAAGCTATTTCTCAATACCACGCTGTATCTGGCAGGCAACTACTTCCGATTCATTGAACAGCAGCCCGAACCAGCCGGCCGGACCTATTTTATCAGTGCCGTTGGCAGCGACAAACTCCTGGCCGACCTCTTCGCCTTTGCGCAAACGGGTGTGACGCAGGCTGAGCTGATTGATTTTCTGAACGATCAGTATCAGGTTGATCGGGACAATGCGATTGACTACGTCAATGAACTGATCAACAGTCAGCTATTGGTATTTGAACTTGAACCAACTCTTACCGGCGACGCGTATCTGAATGTTATTAATGAGCGGCTATCCACACTTACGACTTGTTCTGCCGTGATCAACGCCCGTCAGGTGATCGCGGGAATTAATGAACGGCTTACCCGTCGGCCGCTGGCGCTGAATGCCCTGCCAACGTACCTTGCCGAACAGGGAATTGCGCTGCCACATACCGATTTCATTCAGGTCGATACAGCCCTGCCCGCCGATACCTGTCAGCTAAGCGAGCGGTGGCTCAATCATTTTCAACAGCAACTTAAAGCGTTGCTGGTCTTAAATCGACCGTATCAGAACAGTGCGCTTGATGAATTCAGGCACCGGTTTTATTTACGGTACGAGGCTGAAGAAGTACCGCTAGCGTTTGCCCTCGACCATGAAATGGGTGTTGGATACGGCGACACAT
It encodes:
- a CDS encoding helix-turn-helix domain-containing protein; the encoded protein is MNHIAIKIRKLREIHGYPQEYVAFQLGVSQAAYSKKETGRTELSLTVLQQVTSLYGISLIDLLSLPLNDLIIAVLQQDKKVQ
- a CDS encoding ABC transporter ATP-binding protein, translated to MKLLIDKLTKTYQNGQSAGSIRALNGVSLTIEPGLFGLLGPNGAGKSSLMRTIATLQLPDEGRVVLQDVDGQDIDAVRQPDELRRVLGYLPQDFGVYPRIDAITLLNHLAVLKGIHNRAERKETVETLLHRVNLWDVRKNNLSGYSGGMRQRFGIAQALLGNPKLIIVDEPTAGLDPTERNRFLNLLAGLGQEAIVILSTHIVEDVQELCRRMAIVNKGQVLLTGHPLEAMARLKGQIWKKSVRPQDVELMQQMHTVINERMIAGEPVIYVYAPSMPGYGFVPVEAGLEEVYFTEITGARNHNRSRPIETASVA
- a CDS encoding ABC transporter permease/M1 family aminopeptidase, which gives rise to MNWLSILRFEFTYRRNRPATYLFFALLLGVSFATVATDLIQGLSGGAIKDNATMVVARISLVLFMLMGVLISSAIMGVSVVRDFECRIDALFFTKPIRRWEFLTGRYLGAMLVLLVTLAAIPLGLMLGEVAPWRNADRLLPFKAATYWQPYWMIIVPNALIVGSIFFTVGALSRKMLVVFTQGMVFLMLYLLSGTLLSQMDRRETAALLDPFGLRAVGYSTQYWSISQQNNQLLPLSDMLLWNRLLWVGIAGLALLATYRFFSYQPTNGLLKRKKETQKRADLNASALRRPLAQVRRSFGQGAWFSNLGHLTLFYAKVVMKDLPFLALCIGGLGMFLFSALDNAGGWYGSRTLPTTYVMLSKMGLFTGLFLFILMILYVGDLIWKERDVRINLISDALPVPNWVPLLSKYLGLGLAFFLMITLAVGLGMLMQVIRGGGALIDLSVYAKSLYGGSLLSLLTFMLLGFFIHTLVNNKFAGHALLVLFFVALGVLSYLGIEHRLLLFDSASLGTYSDMNGYGHQVAPFAWTTLYWSAFGALLFAGAVVLSVRGSEELLKLRLLMGRHQLTRPVLTVGLMMLVVFISSGSYVYYNTNVLNEYKNSKAAEAELSRYEKTLKKFADLPQPRLTRVTINVDLFPETRDFAATGWYILKNKTARPIPEIHLQTYDADEMQVKQLRLSVPNRVDDRYVADFAYHIYHLDRSLQPGDSVRLDFDVLYRTRGFKNGRANIDIVQNGTFFTNDYFPSIGYNERYELKDDDKRKDNGLKPTERMRAQNDPTGRRQSVFGDDADQIRFAMTISTTPEQTAIAPGYLRKEWTKTGPDGKPRRYFNYQMDSSIANFYSIVSAHYLVKKEQYAGSSGKPVSLEIYYHPGHTHNLDRMMRALKASLDYYQANYGPFQHRQLRIMEFPRYRGYAQSFANTIPFGEDMGFVADIDDTKDIDMPFFVTAHETAHQWWGHQVTEANVKGSAMLSESLAEYSALMVMKQHYPNERMQAFLGYELDYYLRGRQAETRKEQPLSQCENQSYIHYNKGALVLYALQDQLGEGPINQALQNYRNRWNTARVAKTGIYPTAADLTAELRAVTPDSLRGLLDDWVNAITLYELKTDQVAAKPVGKSYDVTLTVDAQKVRADSLGNETPRPLNEWIWVGVYAPKAKGNQPEKLLYYQRHHIMKSRQTITVRVDQKPERAGIDPLNLLIDRHPKDNIKSLDL
- a CDS encoding LytR/AlgR family response regulator transcription factor, translating into MALTLRCFIIDDEQPAQAVLEKFIRRVPFLELVGYSYNAVEALLAVQELKPDLILLDIEMPEMTGIEFLKSLNAPRPQVIMVTASPQYALEGFELDVLDYLLKPVAFDRFLRAINKAVTKLQPSVPLPGSPSASPATSTSRPVTETGQPTAESASFFLVKEDKKLIKVVPEEIIFVEAMKDYLVIHLPARTITTHMTMTKIEGMLPSAQFLRVNRSYIVRKGSIREIDGNLITTIDGKRVPIGVTYRESVWEAMKENLM
- a CDS encoding sensor histidine kinase, with protein sequence MGSDERKPDVKPAKRTLLDRLIARTSHLPLLARITLHAINILLIAGIDVGIVHLTVGNDWPVLIPLVGLLVSHNMLVFYGTVYWALPNFFYKRRLGWLTLISLLTFWGAYLLNRTAIFNVEPTLPKATQYITRIQSILGPAGIFGCFISLRVFLWNFAFTLVAPLIPLGIKIMQGTMIFRQKQFDLKRNRLLLDRDNTLLKMNFLKAQVSPHFLFNTLNSIYSRMIDVDDQGADLVLRLAELMRYNLYEANVARVPLGREMDYLKSYVILEQARHGHQLAVSFNSSAVPTPTGCLIAPLILSAFVENAFKHGIKSAAGGAYILIDAHLEKNVLRFVVENSLNRGLTITTARRAGGVGLANVHKRLDIQYAGRYTVTHDITDDYYRVVLQLELDAVSEKAGSDPTLAV
- a CDS encoding sensor histidine kinase produces the protein MKFHSIRSILMRIVRRLVVWLLIGISIFAINGAYIRPDEQPIKNLVLIAMCGLVVLIYEVNVHWLFVRYLYNARWIPFLIGSVVLLGTVHTLTYSAYPLLQSAAHISESKIAAGTSTSSLFYWYRIHQLGILGWLYKWEAISLILLNPYFYASLFLLAALFRYYLSLGFDVRQTELTNLALNQENNLLELDLLKAQLNPHFLLNALNSIYVRVINADEQAANLVLRLAELMRYNLYETDATTVSLDQELNYIENYLQLEQARHGQRVEILFSSEGTHENLVIVPLILLAFVENAFKHGIGGQQQEAYVWVEAHIEQATTLVFTVQNSLATSQQRHFPDQKSGGIGLPNVRQRLSLLYPNAHQVDVEHSADSYSVTLTLQLASATVETPHS